DNA sequence from the bacterium genome:
AGCGCCGCCGCGGAGCGGTCGCGTTCCGCCGCGTTCAGCTCGAAGTAGGCGCGACCGACCAAGGGCGCCTGCCCTGGATCGACGCCCAACTCGGCGAGCAGGCGCGCCGGGTCGTCGGCGACTTCGGCGACGCCGCGGAACACGACGTGGTGGTTGTTGATGTCGGGAAAGCGATAGCCGCCGCCGGCGGTGAAGTGCCAGGTGGTGAGCGCGCCGGCGAGCAGCAGCGCCACCAGCAGCGGCGCCGCGGCGCGCAGGTGGGCCGCCCACGGGCGCATCGGCCGGGCCAGCACCGCCGCCGCGACCACGAACGGGGTCAGCATGTAGAGGTTCTTGCTGAAACCCGCGAGCAGCGCCGCGCCGTTGAGCAGCGCCGGCCGCATCCAGCCGCGCGCGTCGCCGGCGCCGGCGAGCAGCGCCAGCGCCACGGCGAGCACGCCGAGCAGGGCCGCCGGGTCGGCGAAGAAGCTGTTGCAGTAGAGCGAGTACGACACGTCGAGCGCCGCCCAGGCGAGCAGGGCGCAGAGCAGCGCCGGCACGCCGGCGCGCATCGCCAGCGCGAGGGCGAGCGCGTACAGCAGGAGGTACACCGCCCCGACCTGGCGGATGTCGAGCGCCGCCGCCCCCATGCCGATTCCGAGCGCCTTCGCGGCCACCGCGAGCAGCGCCGCCGACGAGAACCCGGCGCCGAGGTGGGCGGTCGATACGCCGTAGGTTGGGCTCACGTACTGGTGGATCACCGCCTCGCGCGCGTCGAGCGGCACGATGCCGGCCGGCCTCATGACCCGCCAGAAGTCGCCGTTCTCCGCCGCGCCGACGAGCGGCTGGCGGAGCAGGATGGCGGCGTGGCCGGCGATCACCGCCACCAGCAGAACGATGCCGACGCGGCGATCGCGCCGCGGCTCCGCCGGCAGCCCGGACATCAGGCGTGGTCGCTCCCGAACGCGCGACCGTCGTCAGCCATGCCGGGCTCCAGCGGCGGGCATCGGCGTGTCAGCGGTGGAGGGTGCCGATGCGTTGGCCCAGCCGCACGGCGGTGCCCGGGGGCTGGACGTCCAGGGTCAGCAGGCCGGGGGCGGCGACGAGCACGATCGTCGATCCGAACTCGAAACGGCCCCACTCTTCGCCCTTGGCGAGCGGAATGCCGTCGCCGTAGCCGCGCGCCTCCAGCGCGCGGGTGCGGCGGTTGGTGGTGAGGTCGTCGAAGGTCACCCGAACCTTCCCGACCATGGTGGCGCCGACGGCGACCAACGCCAGCTCCTCGCTCGCGCCGGCGACGGAGAGGAAGGCGCAGAGCCGTTCGTTGACCGCGAACAGACCGGCGATGCCCTCGACGCCGATGCGGTTCACCGGCCAGAGCGCCCCCGGAATGTGGACGGCACGCCGCACCCGGCCGGCGCACGGGGCGTGGAAGCGATGGTAGTCGCGCGGCGAGAGATAGAGCGTGGCGAAGGCGCCGCCCTCGAACCGCGCCGCCGCCGCGGCATCGCCGAGCAGCGCGGCGCAGTCGTAGTGCCGGCCCTTGACCTGCAGCAGTTGTCCCTGCTCGATGCGCCCGGCCGCGCCCCAGGCGCCGTCGCAGGGCGACACCAGCGCGTCCGGGGCGGCGTCGATCGGCCGGACGCCGTCGCGCAGCCGACGGGTGAAGAAGGCCTGCACGCTCTCGAAGGCCTCGAGCGGCTCGGCGACCTCGGAGAAGTCGACGCCCACCGCACGGCCGAACGCGCGCACCGCCGGGGCGCGCAACGGGCGGGGCAGCCGGCGCGCCGCCAGCCACCCGGCGCCGCGCGACAGCGCGTGCGTGGGCAGCGCCCGGAGCAGCGCCAGGGCGATCCGGTGCGATGACATCCCGGGGTCCCTACACAGCCACCGCGCGCCACGCCAGCGATGCCGGACGAAGCGCGCTGGCGCGGAGGCGAATTGCGGCCGTCTGACATTTTCTCATGGGCGCAGCAAAGCGCTGGACGCGCTCGTCTCTCCAGTCGGATCCGCCGTCGCGACTCCGACTCTTCACTTCCCCCTCATGCCCCTGTCACCACGCTCCAGTATGCTCCTCGCCAGTCGCGCCCGGACGGCGATGCCAAAGGTGACTCACCGCGTTCCCTGTCCGCTGTGCCGCATCGAGTTCGATCTCTTCGCCGCGACGTGGTGCAGCCACCTCGAGGGCGAGCCGTCGAAGATCTGCCCCCACTGCCGGCAATGCCTGTGCGAACACCCCGCCTACCTCGAGCCCAACTTCTGGAAGGACGCGCCGCTGGCGTTCCGCCAGCAGGGCTTCCAGCGGCTGTTCCTGCTCTACCTCTGAGCGCCGCCGCGCCACCGGGAGCGGCTGCGGCGATCGACTGGCGGCTCACGCTGCCGGCGCGTTCGCCCTACGACCGCCAGGTCCTGGCGCAGACGATTCGCGCCGCGATCGCCCGCTGGGGCCGCGTGCGCGTCGCCGTCGGCCGCGTCGTGCTCCTGCTCGATGCCGCCGCCGGCGCCGCCGAGCCATGCGACCGGTGCGGGCGGCGCGCCGACCGGATGCAGTGCCGGCTCGAGGCAATGGCGACCTGCCTGCGCTGCGCGCTCGACGCGGTCGCGACGGACGTGGACGCGACCCTGGACATCGGCACCCTGACACCGGTCGCGCCGCATGCGGCGCGCTCGCCGCACAGCGGACGCCGCAGCAAGCGCGGCGACGCGCCGCGCCCATCGGTGACACGGCATCGTCAGTGAATTGACACTGATGGCCGTTCGCTGCCGTTCGAAGTCGTGCGGCCAGAGCCCGATTCGGCGCTTTCCCGTCCGGTGACCGACGTCCGTTTCTTGGCACGTTTGTTGGTCTTTGCGACGCGAGGAGGGGTGCCGTGCGAAAGCTGCGCAGCCAGGGCAAATCGCGAGCCGCCGAGCGCGGGCTCACGCTCATCGAACTGCTGATGGTGGTGGCGATCATCGGCGTCCTGGCCGCGATCGCGCTGCCCCAGGTCCTCAGCTATCGGCAGATCGCCTTCGACGCGCAGGCGAAGTCCGACCTGCGCAACGCCGCCAACGCCCAGGAGGCGTACTTCCTCATCGAAGGCGACTACCTCGACTGCGCCAACGCCACCTGCGCCAGCCAACTGCCCGACTTCCGGCTGTCCAACACCGTGTCGATCGCCATGACGGCCGACAATGGCGCCCAGCCGACGTTCACCGGCACCGCCGCTTCGAACGGCGGCAAGCGCACCTTCACCTACGACAGCGCCGCCGGCGGCATGATCAACTGACGATCCGCGCGGGTGGGCCTCGCCGCCCCTTTGCGCGCCGCCGCCGGTTCGGGTTTCCTCTCCTGACGGAGAGGGGCCAGGGTGAAGGGAAGCCGAGCACGCGCCAGCACGTCGCCACCGGCCCGGTGGGTCCTCGGGCTGGCCGCCCTGGCCACCCTGCTCGCCGCCTGCGCCGTCCGCCCGGCGCCCCGCGGTTCCGCCGTCGATCAGCCATTCATCCTCACCTTCTGGTGCGCGCCGCCCCTGCCGGTGCTCGACGATGCGCGGATGGCCGAGATCGCCGCCGCCGGGTTCACCACCCTCGGCGCCCCGTGCGAGGGCGACCTCGAACCCGCCGAGAACCTGCGCATGCTGGCGCTGGCCGAACGCCACGGCCTGCGCGCCTGGGTCGCCGACCACCGCCTGTACTCCGCCGCCGCCGGCGCGGCCGATGGCAGCGCGCTCACCGCCGCGGTGGTCGACACCTACCGCGCCGCGCCGGCGCTCGCCGGCTACGTGGTGGCCGACGAGCCGATCACGTCGCAGTTTCCGCGCCTGGCGCCGGTGGTCGCGGCGCTGCGCGCCGCCGACCCGGCGCGGCTCGCCTACATCAACCTGCTGCCCGACTACGTGCCGCCGCCGCTGCTCGAGGCCGAGTCCTATCCCGACTATCTCGAACGCTTCGTCGCCGAGGTCCGCCCGCGGATGCTGAGCGTCGACTACTACCCGTTCGGCAAGCACAAGGATCGCTCGACCTTCTTCGCCAACCTGGCGGCGCTGCGCGAGACCGCGCTGCGCCACGACCTGCCGTTCCTCTGGATCGCGCTCGCCATGCCGCACGGCCCCTACCGCGCGCCGAGCGAAGGCGAGCTCTCCTGGCAGGCGTTCCACGCCTTGGCGTACGGCGCCCGCGGCGTCTCCTACTTCACCTACTGGACGCCCTCCGGGGAGAGCGACTGGCATCATCGGCGCGGCCTGCTCGACGCCGGCCGGCCAACCGCGCGCTACTTCCAGGTGCAGCGCATCAACCGCCAGTTGCGGGCGGCCGGCGACGCGCTCGCCGGCTGGCGCTCGCTCGCCGTCGCCGACTCGCGCGGCGAGGTCGCCGCGCCGCTGCCGATCGGCCCGCTCGCCGGCGTCGACGGCGGCGACTTCACCATCGGCTTCTTCGGCGACGGCGACGGCATCGCCGCGCTGGTGGTGAACCGCGACTATCGCGACGGCGCCACCGCCACCCTCCGCCTGCGCCCCGGCGTCGCGCCGCCGCTCGAGCTGGTCGACGGCCGCTGGCAGCCGGCGCGTTCCCTCAGTTGGGTGATCGAGCCCGGCGGCGCCCGCCTGCTGAAGTGGGCGTCCTGACCCCGCCGGCGGGCGCGGGCGCGAATGGCGATGCCCGGCGTCGCCCGGCCGAAGCCGACGCGGGTCCTCCAGGTCACGTTCCGAGCAGCGCCACCAGCCCCTCGGCGACGGCGCGCTCGGCGGCGCGGGCGCTCAGTCCCTGGTGGACGCGCAGCACGTGCCAGGTGGAGAAGCCACAGAGGGCGGCGACGACCGCGGCCCGCCGGCGGCGCTCCGGCGGCGGCAGGCGGCGCAGCTCGGCGGCGAAGACGCGCCCCGCCTCGCGGCGCTGCGCGCCACGCAGGGCGGCCAGTCGACCCGCGATCGCCGGCGAGGTGCCGGCGATCAGCAGCGCCGCGCGACGCACCGGCGCGATGAGCGCGAACATCCGCGCCCGCTGCGCCGCCAGCGCCGCCGCCCGCTCCGCCAACGGCAGGCCGGGGTCGATGGCGGCGCGCAGCGCGGCGATGCGCGCCGTCTGCCGGTCCGACACCGCCGCGTAGAGCGCCTCGCGGTCGGCGAAGTGCTGGAAGACCGACCGCACCGAGACGCCGGCGCGGGCGGCGATGCGCGGCATCGACGGCTGCTGATCGCCCGCCTCGAGCAGCGCCAGCAGCGCCTCGACCACCGCGGCCCGGGTCGCCCGCGAGCGGGCGCGCCGGCGATCGCCACGGCGCGGCAGCCGCGCCGACGAAGTTCTTGCACCCATAGTGCAGATTCTGTAGACGGCCGGTCGGCGTCGGGCAACCGGCGCCGCCCGCCATGGACGCGCCCTACACCCTCTACGGCATGGATGTGTCGTACTTCACCGGCAAGCTCGAGGCCTACCTGCGCTACAAGCGCGTGCCGTATCGGCGGGTGGAGGCGACGTGGCGCATCCTCATCGGCCCGCTGCGCCGGCACACGGGCGTCGCCAAGGTGCCGGTCGTGCACACGCCGGAGGGCGACTGGCTGCAGGACTCGACGCCGATCATCGACTGGTTCGAGGCCCGCTGGCCGGACGGCGCGGTGCTCCCCGACGATCCCCTGCAGGCGTTCTGCTGCCGGCTGCTGGAGGACTATGCCGACGAGTGGCTGTGGCGGCCGGCGTTGCACTTCCGCTGGAGCCATCGGCGCGACGCGCGCCTGCTCGGCGATCGCATCGCCGCCGAGGTGCTGGCCGGCATCCCGCTGCCGCACGCCCTGCGCGCCTTCAACATCCGCCGCCGGCAGTACAAGGTGTACGTCGCCGGCGACGGCGTCACGCCCGCGACCCGCGCGCACGTCGAGCGCGTCTACACCGACACCCTGGCGCGTCTCGAGGCCATCGTCGGCGCGCGACCGTTCCTCCTCGGGGCGCGGCCGTGCCTGGCGGACTTCGGCTTCTTCGCGTCGATGTTCCGCCACTTCAGCCTCGACCCCACGCCGGCGCGGTTGATGCGCGACACCGCGCCCGCGGTCTACGAATGGGTGGCGCGACTGTGGAACGCGCGTTGGGATCGCGTCGGCGCCGCCTGGCCCGCCGCGGGCACGCTGCCGGACGGCTGGGCGGCGCTGCTGCGCGACGTGGGCGAGGCCTACCTCCCGTACCTGCACGCCAACGCCGTCGCCTGGCGCGACGGACGTCGCCGCTTCGACTGCGACCTTCAGGGCGCCCCGTATCGGGCGCTGCCGGCGGTGCGCTACCGCGTCTGGTGCCGCGAGCGGCTGCAGGACCATTTCGAGGCGCTGCCGGCGGCGGCGCAACCGGCGGTCCGCGGGCTGCTCGAGGCCCACGGCTGCTGGGAGCCGCTGTGGCGGGATGGTCGCATCGCCTCGCGCCTGCACGATCACGACGCGCCGCCGCTCTGCCGGCCGCGCCCCGACCAGCGCCGCTGGTCGACCTCGCCCTGGAACCCGTGACCCGGGGCATGCGAAGGAGCCGACCATGAAACGACTCGCCCTCCTGCTGATCCTGCTCGCCGCGTCCGGCTGCGACCGCATCCTGCAGCGCCAGGTCGAGAAAGGGATCGAACGCGACACGGCGCTGCTCGAATCGCCGGACATGACGGTCATCCTCTGCGGCACCGGGTCGCCGCTCGCCGATCCGCAGCGGGCCGGGGCCTGCACGGCGGTGATCGCCGGCGGCCAGCTCGTCATGGTCGATGCCGGGCCGGGCTCGTGGGAGACGCTCGACCTCACCAAGGTGCCGACCGGCAAGCTGAGCGCCGTGCTGCTCACCCACTTCCACTCCGACCACATCGGCGATCTCGGCGAGGCGATCACCCAGAGCTGGATCGCCGGCCGCGACGCGCCGCTCGACGTCTACGGGCCGATCGGGACCAAGCGGGTCGTCGACGGCTTCGACGAGGCCTACAGCCAGGATGCGGACTACCGCACCCTGCACCACGACGAGCAGCACATGCCGCGCGCCGCGGCGCCGGCGTTGGCGCACGAGATTCCGCTCGGCGAGGCGGCGGACGCCGACGCGGTGGTGTTCGAGCGCAACGGCCTGAAGGTCACCATGTTCCGCGTGCTGCACGACCCCGTGAAGCCGGCGGTCGGCTACCGCTTCGACTACAAGGGCAACGTCGTGGTGATCAGCGGCGACACCGCGAAGAGCGCGAGCGTGATCGAGCACGCCAGGGGCGCCGATCTCCTCATCCACGAGGCGCTGAGCCGCGAGATGATGGGGCGCATCGCCGCGATCGTCTCGCAGCACGATCCCCGCCTCGGCAAGATGGCGAACGACACCCTCGGCTACCACACCAGCCCGGTCGAGGCCGCCGAAGTGGCGCGCGACGCCGGGGTGAAGACGCTGGTCTTCAGCCACGTCGTGCCCGGCCCGCGCAACGTCATCATGCGCCGCATGTTCCTCGCCGGCGTCGACGACGTCTTCAAAGGCGAGGTCATCCTCGGCGAGGACGGCCAGCGCTTCACGCTGCCGCCGAAGCGCTGACGCACGCCCCGCTTGTCGGCCACGCCGGCGACCGCTAACGACCGGTCAGCTCGCGAGGTCGACGCCGTGGACATCCAGCACATTCCCCTCGATCAGATCGACGTCATCAGCGCCCGCCTCTACGGCGAGCACGGGTATCCGCACGACGCCTGGACCCGGCTGCGCCGCGAGTCGCCCGTGCACTGGAGCCAGCCCGAGGGCTACCGCCCGTTCTGGGCGATCACCAAGCACGCCGACATCATCGAGGTCTCGAGCCAACCAGAGATCTTCCGCAGCGCCGGCCGCTTCATCCTCTTCCCCGAGGCGGCGTCCGGCTTCGGCCCCTCGATGGAGGAGGAGCCGCCGCTGCGCATGCTGGTGAACATGGATCCGCCCGAGCACCGCGAGTATCGCAAGCTGGTGAGCGCGTGGTTCACGCCGCGCGGCATCCAGCGCCTGCGGCAGCGGCTGGAGGAGATCACCGCCGAGCTGTTCGACGACCTGGCGGGCGACGGCGGCAGCCGCGAGGGCGACTTCGTCACCGACATCGCCGCCCGCCAGCCGCTGCGGATGATCACCGAGATGCTGGGCATCCCGCGCCAGCGCGAGGACTTCGTCCTGCGCATCACCAACGAGAACTTCGGCATCGAGGATCCCGAGTTCGCGCGCCAGGGCGACACCCGCGAGGACCGCCTCGGCTTCCTGCAGGAGGCGTTCGCCTTCCTGTCGGAGATCACCGAGGACCGCCGCCGCCAGCCGCGCAACGACCTCTCGTCGGTGCTCGCCAACGCCACCATCAACGGCGAGCCGGTGCCGCAGTTCGAGCTGTTCTCGCTCTACTTCCTGGTCATGGTCGCCGGCCACGACACCACCCGCAACGCCATCTCCAGCGGACTGCTGGCGCTGCTCGCGCACCCCGACCAGTTGGCGGCCCTGCGCCGCGCCCCGCGACTGGTCGCGACCGGCGCCGACGAGATCGTGCGCTGGACGACGCCGGTGAACCACTTCTCGCGCACCGCCACCCGCGACTACGTGCTGCGCGGCCAGCAGATCCGCGCCGGCGATTCCGTCGCCCTCTTCTACGCCTCCGCCAACCGCGACGAGGAGGTGTTCGCCGACCCGTTCGCCTTCCGCCTCGACCGCGAGCCCAACCCGCACCTCGGCTTCGGCGTCGGCGAGCACTTCTGTCTCGGCGCCCATCTCGCCCGCCTCGACCTCGAGGTCTTCTGGCGCCAGTTCGCGGAGCGCGTCGAATCGATCGAGCTCACCGCCCCGCCGCAGTTGCTGCACGCCAGCTTCGTCGGCGGCCCGAAGCACATTCCGGTGCGCTACCGCATCCGCCCGCGCTGACGGGGCGGCCGCGCGCCGAGCGGGCGCTCAGGAATCGCAGGCGCCGAGCGCGGCGGCGACGGCGGCGACGATCTCGTCGATGGTGATCGCCGCGTCGCCATTGCCGTCGATCGCCGGGCAGACCTGGAGCGGCGTCGCGCCGTTGGCGATGCCGATGGCGAGCACCAGCTCGTCGATGCCCACGGCGCCGTTGCCATCGCAGTCGCCGGCGCAGCGCGCCACCGGGCTGGCGCTGGGCGGCGCGGTCGGCGTGACCGACGGCGTCGCGCTGGGCGGCGCGGTCGCCGTGACCGAGGGCGGCGTGGTGGGGACGCGCGTGGGCGTCACGGAGACCGTCGGGGTCGCCGCGGTCGTGGTGGTCGGCGGCGGCGCCGTCGCGGTGGCGGTGCGGGTCGCGCTCGGCGCCGCGGTGCGGGTTGCGGTCGGGCGCGCCGTCGGCGTCGCCGACGGCGCGTCGACATCCACCGTCAGGATGCCCGGAACGGCGCGGACGCCCAGCAACAGGGTGCCGTCCACGTCGGCCGCGAACGGACGGTCCAGGGCGAGCGGGTAGCCGCCGGGCGGGGCCTCGGGGCGCAGCGGCGCCGCGCAGGTGAGCAGGGGACCGCCGCCGAGCACCTGCGCGGGAACCGTCTGCTCGGACACCACCAGGCGCAACCGCCGCAGATCGGGCGCGGTCGGCGGATCGCCCACCGGCGCGGCGCTGAGCGCGTGCGCGGTCACCCGCGGGTCCAGGGCGCAGCCGGGCGCCACGACGCGCACGTCGAAGACGGCGACCGGGAGGAGCAGATCGAGCGTCAGGCCGGACACGCGCTCGGTACGGTCATCGAGGCTGATGCGGATCACCGCGGCGGCGCCGGGCGCGGCCACGGCGTCGGCGGCGCGCAGCAGCACCGCCGGGGTCGACGTCGGGGTCGCGGTCGGGAACGGCGTCCGCGGCGTCAGGGTGCGGGTCGGAGTGCGCGTCACCGTCGGCGTGCGCGTGACCGTGCCGGTCGCGCTCACGGTCGGCGTCGGGCTGGCCGTCGCGGTGACGCTCGGCGTCGCGGTCGGCGTATCGCTCGGCACCGGCGTCGGCGAGGCCGTCGCGGTGGCAGTGGGCGCCACCACCTCGATCGCGCCGCTGCTCCCCGCCACCGCCAGGGCGCGGCCGACCACGCCGGTGGCGCGCGGCGCCAGCAGGCGCAGCGGGTAGCTGCTCCCCGGCGCGGCGGTGGGCGCGATCAGGAAGGTGCAGGCGTAGAAGAGCCCGGCCGGCAGCGCGCCGCCGCCGGCCGGGCGGAAGACCAGGGCGCGCAGGCGGGTGCACGTCCCCCCGGACTGCGTCACGCAGGTGAAGCTCGGCGGCAGAATCGGCGCCAGCGCGGGGTTGGCGACGCAGTCGAGATCGCCATCGGCGCGGATGCGAATCGGGGTCGACGCGGTGAGCTCGATGTCGTTGCCGCCACCGATGACCGTCTGGTCGGCGGGATCGATCCGCACGTCGATAGTGACCGCGCCCCCGGGCGTGCCACGCCCGCTGCCGACGGCGATCTCGACCGGCGCGGCGGCCGCGGCGTTCGCCGTCGCGATCAGCAGCACGAGCAGCGCGCGGACCATGATCGTGGGGAGTCCTAGCCGGGATCACCAGGCGATGCCACGCCGCGCCGCCGACCGGCGCCGGCGCCCGGGTTGCTCGCCCGGTCGCCCGCCGCTAGTGCACCGTCGTTGAGATAGGGTTGAGCAGGTTGCCGGTCATCGGCGGTCCTCGCGAGGAACGCCGACGCAGGAATATCGGGAATATTCCAAGGAGGCGTGACGCTGCGAGGGACGCCGAGGGCCGGCAAAATGCTTGAGCCTATCTCAACGACGGTGCACTAGACGGCTGAGGGCGGCACGCGCATGGGATTTCTCTTCGTCGATCGGATCGAAGCGCTGGACGAGCACGGGGCGCGCGGCACGTTCGACCTCGCCGCCGGCGACGGCGCCCTGCCGCCCTGGCTGGTGCTCGAGGCCGTCGGTCAGCTCGCGGCCTGGGTGGCTATGGCGCGCACCGACTTCCTCAGCCGACCGGTCGCGGCCCTGATCGGCGACGCGGCGCTCGATCGGTCGCTCTGGCGCGAGCGCGCCGAGGGGCCATTGCTGCTCGCGGCGCGGCTCGAACGCATCGACAGCCGCGCCATCCTCTACAACGGCACCGCGCGCTGCGGCGGACGGGTCATCGCCGAGCTGTCACGGTGCGTCGGTCCCCTGCTGCCGGTGGCGCTGTTCGACGATCCCGACCGGGTGCGCGCGCACCTCGGCGCGCTGCGCCGCGGCGAAGCCGTGTCCGGACACGAGCCGATGCCGCTGCCGGCGGCCGAACCGGTCGAGGTCGAGGCCAACGGGCTGCGCCGGACACGACTCGTCGTGCCGGCGACCGCACCCTACTTTCCGGAGCACTTCCCCCGCCGGCCGGTGTTTCCCGCCTCGCTGCTGGCGGCGACGCTCGATCGCCTCGCGGCGCCGGCCGCGGCGGCGGCGCTCGGCGTCGGCGCCGCGTGCACCGTGGCCGTGCACGACTAC
Encoded proteins:
- the psd gene encoding phosphatidylserine decarboxylase (Phosphatidylserine decarboxylase is synthesized as a single chain precursor. Generation of the pyruvoyl active site from a Ser is coupled to cleavage of a Gly-Ser bond between the larger (beta) and smaller (alpha chains). It is an integral membrane protein.), with the protein product MSSHRIALALLRALPTHALSRGAGWLAARRLPRPLRAPAVRAFGRAVGVDFSEVAEPLEAFESVQAFFTRRLRDGVRPIDAAPDALVSPCDGAWGAAGRIEQGQLLQVKGRHYDCAALLGDAAAAARFEGGAFATLYLSPRDYHRFHAPCAGRVRRAVHIPGALWPVNRIGVEGIAGLFAVNERLCAFLSVAGASEELALVAVGATMVGKVRVTFDDLTTNRRTRALEARGYGDGIPLAKGEEWGRFEFGSTIVLVAAPGLLTLDVQPPGTAVRLGQRIGTLHR
- a CDS encoding prepilin-type N-terminal cleavage/methylation domain-containing protein, which codes for MRKLRSQGKSRAAERGLTLIELLMVVAIIGVLAAIALPQVLSYRQIAFDAQAKSDLRNAANAQEAYFLIEGDYLDCANATCASQLPDFRLSNTVSIAMTADNGAQPTFTGTAASNGGKRTFTYDSAAGGMIN
- a CDS encoding TetR/AcrR family transcriptional regulator, which codes for MGARTSSARLPRRGDRRRARSRATRAAVVEALLALLEAGDQQPSMPRIAARAGVSVRSVFQHFADREALYAAVSDRQTARIAALRAAIDPGLPLAERAAALAAQRARMFALIAPVRRAALLIAGTSPAIAGRLAALRGAQRREAGRVFAAELRRLPPPERRRRAAVVAALCGFSTWHVLRVHQGLSARAAERAVAEGLVALLGT
- a CDS encoding glutathione S-transferase translates to MDAPYTLYGMDVSYFTGKLEAYLRYKRVPYRRVEATWRILIGPLRRHTGVAKVPVVHTPEGDWLQDSTPIIDWFEARWPDGAVLPDDPLQAFCCRLLEDYADEWLWRPALHFRWSHRRDARLLGDRIAAEVLAGIPLPHALRAFNIRRRQYKVYVAGDGVTPATRAHVERVYTDTLARLEAIVGARPFLLGARPCLADFGFFASMFRHFSLDPTPARLMRDTAPAVYEWVARLWNARWDRVGAAWPAAGTLPDGWAALLRDVGEAYLPYLHANAVAWRDGRRRFDCDLQGAPYRALPAVRYRVWCRERLQDHFEALPAAAQPAVRGLLEAHGCWEPLWRDGRIASRLHDHDAPPLCRPRPDQRRWSTSPWNP
- a CDS encoding MBL fold metallo-hydrolase; this translates as MKRLALLLILLAASGCDRILQRQVEKGIERDTALLESPDMTVILCGTGSPLADPQRAGACTAVIAGGQLVMVDAGPGSWETLDLTKVPTGKLSAVLLTHFHSDHIGDLGEAITQSWIAGRDAPLDVYGPIGTKRVVDGFDEAYSQDADYRTLHHDEQHMPRAAAPALAHEIPLGEAADADAVVFERNGLKVTMFRVLHDPVKPAVGYRFDYKGNVVVISGDTAKSASVIEHARGADLLIHEALSREMMGRIAAIVSQHDPRLGKMANDTLGYHTSPVEAAEVARDAGVKTLVFSHVVPGPRNVIMRRMFLAGVDDVFKGEVILGEDGQRFTLPPKR
- a CDS encoding cytochrome P450; its protein translation is MDIQHIPLDQIDVISARLYGEHGYPHDAWTRLRRESPVHWSQPEGYRPFWAITKHADIIEVSSQPEIFRSAGRFILFPEAASGFGPSMEEEPPLRMLVNMDPPEHREYRKLVSAWFTPRGIQRLRQRLEEITAELFDDLAGDGGSREGDFVTDIAARQPLRMITEMLGIPRQREDFVLRITNENFGIEDPEFARQGDTREDRLGFLQEAFAFLSEITEDRRRQPRNDLSSVLANATINGEPVPQFELFSLYFLVMVAGHDTTRNAISSGLLALLAHPDQLAALRRAPRLVATGADEIVRWTTPVNHFSRTATRDYVLRGQQIRAGDSVALFYASANRDEEVFADPFAFRLDREPNPHLGFGVGEHFCLGAHLARLDLEVFWRQFAERVESIELTAPPQLLHASFVGGPKHIPVRYRIRPR